One Thermococcus eurythermalis DNA segment encodes these proteins:
- a CDS encoding NfeD family protein gives MAGGQGVLKRALKLIALLADEIVVAVVLLAVLPSAGLDVPFPVVGLVLGILLIKDVLIAPYVLKGGLEKKPQTGAEALIGREAVVVEDLSPEGLVKLDGELWRAECITGTVKRGERVRVADVKGTKLLVECRGTGGLP, from the coding sequence ATGGCTGGAGGGCAGGGAGTCCTGAAAAGGGCCCTCAAGCTGATTGCACTGCTGGCGGACGAGATAGTGGTGGCAGTAGTCCTGCTCGCTGTCCTCCCTTCAGCGGGGTTAGATGTTCCTTTTCCAGTGGTTGGACTCGTTCTGGGAATCCTCCTGATTAAAGACGTCCTGATAGCGCCGTACGTGCTCAAAGGCGGGCTTGAGAAGAAGCCGCAGACCGGGGCAGAGGCCCTGATAGGCCGGGAAGCAGTTGTCGTTGAAGACCTCTCCCCGGAGGGCCTCGTTAAGCTCGACGGCGAACTCTGGCGGGCCGAGTGCATCACAGGAACGGTGAAGAGAGGGGAGCGGGTTAGGGTTGCGGACGTTAAGGGGACTAAGCTCCTCGTGGAATGCCGAGGGACTGGAGGACTGCCCTAA
- a CDS encoding ABC transporter permease — translation MSDFWVLARKEIMNLVRDKKLLFGLIVVPLIIYPALGKMMQFGFESATKETQVAIVNFDDGNYGELLIKALNATPNVTVTVISAGSVEEALKKAVEAEHNVLVVIPSNFSEGIESNEVATVQIYGVFKGLSSGMAESVSEGRINAVINVLSEEIARLKVARLGVSNPGAVLHPIRAESKSYFMGRVVDVPPTVVSQVLSSQSVSLPLIVFLMVTITAQMSAGAVAAEKENKTLETLLTLPVKRTTIVASKISGTAVMGLVAALAYMIGLRSYLGTFQVDTGISLEELGLGLTPEGMALFALIVFLTIIFALSLAMLLAVYAEDVQSANTVVSSVILPLAFPAFMLMFVDLTQVPTVARYALLALPFTHPIVAYRYALTGDYSSMLLSVAYLSVIALVTLYMTARIFSSEKVLTAKISWGKKRKKT, via the coding sequence ATGAGCGATTTCTGGGTGCTAGCCAGAAAGGAGATAATGAACCTGGTGAGGGACAAAAAGCTGCTCTTTGGCCTCATCGTGGTGCCGCTTATTATCTACCCCGCGCTCGGCAAGATGATGCAGTTCGGCTTTGAGAGCGCGACGAAGGAGACACAGGTCGCCATCGTGAACTTCGACGATGGGAACTACGGAGAACTTCTCATAAAGGCGCTGAACGCCACTCCAAACGTTACTGTCACCGTGATAAGCGCAGGCTCGGTGGAGGAGGCCCTCAAGAAGGCGGTTGAAGCGGAGCATAACGTCCTCGTAGTGATTCCCTCCAACTTCAGCGAGGGCATTGAATCAAACGAAGTCGCGACTGTCCAGATATACGGCGTCTTCAAGGGGCTGAGCTCGGGGATGGCTGAGAGTGTAAGCGAGGGCAGGATTAATGCGGTCATTAATGTCCTTTCCGAGGAGATTGCACGGCTTAAGGTTGCCAGGCTCGGCGTTTCAAACCCTGGAGCAGTCCTGCACCCCATACGCGCCGAGAGCAAGTCGTACTTCATGGGACGGGTGGTAGACGTCCCCCCGACGGTGGTCTCGCAGGTACTCTCCTCACAATCGGTAAGCCTGCCTCTAATAGTCTTTCTCATGGTAACGATAACGGCCCAGATGTCTGCTGGAGCGGTTGCGGCCGAAAAGGAGAACAAGACCCTCGAAACGCTCCTCACGCTCCCGGTCAAGAGGACGACGATAGTGGCGTCCAAGATATCCGGGACTGCGGTCATGGGCCTCGTAGCTGCGCTGGCGTATATGATAGGGCTCAGAAGCTACCTCGGTACCTTCCAGGTGGACACTGGCATAAGCCTTGAAGAGCTCGGACTAGGGCTTACCCCCGAAGGCATGGCGCTCTTTGCCCTAATAGTGTTCCTGACGATAATCTTCGCGCTCTCACTGGCAATGCTTCTGGCAGTCTACGCAGAGGACGTCCAGAGCGCCAACACCGTCGTCAGCTCTGTCATACTGCCCCTCGCTTTCCCGGCGTTCATGCTGATGTTCGTTGACCTAACTCAGGTACCGACGGTGGCCCGTTACGCTCTCCTCGCGCTGCCCTTCACGCACCCGATAGTCGCGTACCGGTATGCGCTCACCGGTGACTACTCCTCAATGCTCCTCAGCGTTGCATACCTCAGCGTCATAGCCCTCGTGACCCTCTACATGACTGCCAGGATATTCTCAAGCGAAAAGGTGCTGACTGCCAAAATCAGCTGGGGGAAGAAGAGAAAGAAAACCTGA
- a CDS encoding DUF2178 domain-containing protein, with protein MEDKKALLPALLAVMALGWVVGWATSSEKSEYAIVAFAFGAVFINIYFSHLEKRGIVLEDERTLRINEIASRRTLQVTSMGLAVALLALSGKTSNPKMEGAFIAVGLVLAVMLMLHLLFRHYYSRVM; from the coding sequence ATGGAAGATAAAAAGGCCTTACTGCCAGCGCTCCTCGCGGTTATGGCCCTAGGCTGGGTCGTTGGGTGGGCCACCAGTTCAGAAAAAAGCGAATACGCAATAGTTGCCTTTGCCTTTGGGGCAGTGTTCATAAACATCTACTTCTCCCACCTCGAAAAGAGGGGCATTGTTCTTGAAGACGAGAGAACCCTGCGGATAAACGAGATTGCTTCCAGAAGAACCCTCCAGGTGACGAGCATGGGGCTCGCAGTCGCTCTGCTCGCCCTATCGGGAAAAACCTCGAATCCGAAGATGGAAGGTGCCTTCATAGCGGTCGGTCTCGTTCTGGCAGTCATGTTGATGCTCCACCTTCTGTTCAGGCATTACTACTCGCGGGTGATGTGA
- a CDS encoding dephospho-CoA kinase: MIVIVTGMPGSGKSKIVAEFERRGFPSVSLGDIVREETVKRGLELTKENVAKVSIRLRQELGQNAVAKLAVEKVRAFLEKSPLVVIDGVRSLDEVGTFRSAFPGEEIIIIAVHTPPKLRFERLRERGRHDDPQSWEDFEERDWKELRFGIGGVIAMADYMLINDGSKEEYEEKVKALVERVIQDLNRGGA; the protein is encoded by the coding sequence ATGATAGTGATAGTAACTGGAATGCCCGGTTCTGGAAAGAGTAAGATTGTGGCGGAGTTTGAGAGGAGAGGTTTTCCCAGCGTTTCCCTCGGTGACATCGTCCGTGAGGAAACGGTGAAGCGGGGTCTTGAACTAACCAAGGAAAACGTCGCAAAGGTGAGCATACGCCTGAGGCAGGAGCTCGGTCAGAACGCGGTCGCGAAGCTCGCCGTTGAGAAGGTGAGGGCTTTTTTAGAGAAGAGCCCGCTCGTTGTCATAGACGGCGTTCGCTCCCTTGACGAGGTGGGAACCTTCAGGAGTGCCTTTCCGGGGGAGGAAATCATCATCATCGCCGTCCACACACCGCCGAAGCTCCGCTTCGAGAGGCTCAGAGAGAGGGGCAGGCACGACGACCCGCAGAGCTGGGAGGACTTCGAGGAGAGGGACTGGAAGGAGCTCCGCTTTGGGATTGGAGGCGTCATAGCGATGGCGGACTACATGCTGATAAACGACGGCTCGAAGGAGGAGTACGAGGAAAAGGTAAAGGCCCTCGTTGAGAGGGTCATCCAAGACTTGAATCGAGGAGGAGCATAA
- a CDS encoding ABC transporter ATP-binding protein, whose protein sequence is MTAVRVENLKKDYGGVRALKGISFEIKEGEIFGLIGPNGAGKSTTLKILATLLKPTGGRAEVFGHDVVKEAEGVRALISYLPEEAGAYKNLTGKEYLGFMARLYAKDEKRAEEMLKLGVELSGLGERLNDKVSTYSKGMTRKLLLARALMVTPKLAILDEPASGLDIVNAYEIRKTIKRFAREKGVTFLVSSHNMLEVEFLCDRVAMIAEGRIVEIGTPKELKEKYDAENLEEVFMRAIGVHIPEPVGGEGS, encoded by the coding sequence ATGACCGCGGTTAGAGTTGAGAACCTCAAAAAGGACTACGGGGGCGTTAGGGCCCTCAAGGGGATAAGCTTCGAGATAAAGGAAGGCGAAATCTTCGGCCTTATCGGGCCCAACGGCGCCGGAAAGAGCACTACGCTCAAAATCCTCGCGACCCTTCTGAAACCCACCGGAGGTAGGGCTGAGGTCTTTGGCCACGACGTTGTAAAAGAGGCAGAGGGGGTCAGGGCGCTCATAAGTTACCTGCCGGAGGAGGCCGGCGCCTACAAGAACCTCACCGGGAAGGAGTACCTGGGGTTCATGGCACGGCTCTACGCAAAGGACGAGAAAAGGGCAGAAGAGATGCTCAAGCTCGGAGTCGAGCTTTCGGGCCTCGGAGAGAGGCTAAATGACAAAGTCTCGACGTACTCGAAGGGCATGACGAGGAAGCTCCTCCTGGCAAGGGCCCTCATGGTAACCCCCAAGCTGGCGATTCTCGACGAGCCTGCGAGCGGGCTTGACATAGTAAACGCCTACGAGATAAGGAAGACCATAAAGCGCTTTGCCAGGGAGAAAGGCGTCACCTTCCTCGTCTCAAGCCACAACATGCTTGAGGTCGAGTTCCTCTGCGACCGCGTTGCCATGATAGCGGAGGGCAGGATAGTGGAAATCGGCACGCCGAAGGAGCTGAAGGAGAAGTACGACGCCGAGAACCTCGAGGAGGTCTTCATGAGGGCCATCGGAGTGCACATCCCAGAGCCCGTTGGAGGTGAAGGCTCATGA
- a CDS encoding M48 family metallopeptidase produces the protein MEVEVRYRPVRYARLELRPGGRVVVTAPRGFDVDAFLKKHERWLQSRLRELEELRRESSRGFPLFGEFYRLEQGDVREVEIRDGTLRVPARRELAVKALKNLLRVKITPLVAVYSVMMGVSPGKVYIRNQRTKWASCSSRRNLSFNLRLLALPERLIEYVVIHELAHLRHLNHSREFWALVGRFYPDYAAARKELKRWWGIIEVNEGWRWLEGRES, from the coding sequence ATGGAAGTCGAGGTTCGCTACAGGCCCGTCCGCTACGCGAGGCTTGAGCTCAGACCCGGCGGCAGGGTCGTGGTTACCGCGCCGAGGGGCTTTGACGTTGACGCATTCCTGAAAAAACACGAGAGATGGCTTCAGAGCAGGTTGCGGGAGCTTGAAGAGCTCAGGAGAGAGTCTTCAAGGGGCTTTCCGCTTTTCGGGGAGTTCTACCGGCTGGAGCAAGGAGATGTCAGGGAAGTTGAAATCCGAGACGGAACGCTCAGGGTCCCCGCCAGGCGCGAACTGGCCGTAAAAGCCCTGAAAAACCTCTTAAGGGTTAAGATAACCCCTCTCGTTGCCGTCTACTCGGTCATGATGGGGGTCTCACCCGGAAAGGTGTACATCAGGAACCAGAGAACCAAATGGGCGAGTTGCTCAAGCCGGAGAAACCTCAGCTTCAACCTCCGCCTTCTCGCACTGCCGGAGAGGCTAATCGAGTACGTTGTAATCCACGAGCTGGCCCATCTGAGACACCTCAACCACTCTAGGGAGTTCTGGGCGCTCGTGGGGCGGTTCTATCCCGACTACGCGGCCGCGAGAAAGGAGCTGAAGCGCTGGTGGGGTATAATCGAAGTGAACGAGGGGTGGAGATGGCTGGAGGGCAGGGAGTCCTGA
- a CDS encoding ZIP family metal transporter, with amino-acid sequence MLEGFIENLASYLLNLSGGSLIWVSFYAGLFVALMTSLGAMVAIFAKKIPEGGVDFSLSFAAGVMIVASFTSLILPGIESAGFLPVGVGIALGVLLIYAVDRLLPHEHLVRGYEGPKGMKEKLRKVWLLIFAMIIHNLPEGLAVGTSLIYNLEVGLVTAIAIGIQDFPEGTVVSLPLAVIQKKSLGPVLVDILSGLAEMVMVVIGALFFTAFSSVLPYGLGLAGGAMLYVTIKEMIPEIYGEEKNQTLVTLGFFAGFYVMLLLDSSLG; translated from the coding sequence ATGTTAGAAGGCTTCATCGAAAACCTTGCAAGCTACCTGCTGAACTTGAGCGGGGGAAGCCTGATATGGGTGTCCTTTTATGCCGGTCTCTTCGTCGCTCTCATGACGTCTCTAGGTGCTATGGTGGCAATTTTCGCGAAGAAGATTCCAGAGGGCGGGGTTGACTTTTCGCTCAGCTTCGCGGCGGGTGTAATGATAGTCGCGTCCTTCACGTCCCTTATCCTCCCAGGGATAGAGAGCGCGGGGTTCCTGCCGGTGGGGGTGGGGATAGCCCTCGGTGTCCTCCTGATTTATGCCGTGGACAGACTTCTTCCCCACGAACACCTCGTCAGGGGTTATGAAGGGCCCAAAGGGATGAAAGAGAAGCTAAGGAAGGTCTGGCTCCTCATATTCGCAATGATAATCCACAACCTCCCGGAGGGGCTTGCCGTCGGCACTTCCCTTATCTACAATCTTGAGGTCGGGCTCGTTACTGCGATAGCAATAGGCATCCAGGACTTCCCTGAGGGAACAGTCGTCTCGCTCCCCTTAGCAGTTATACAGAAGAAAAGCCTGGGCCCAGTTTTAGTAGACATCCTTAGCGGGCTGGCCGAGATGGTGATGGTGGTCATCGGCGCGCTCTTCTTCACGGCGTTCTCAAGTGTTCTGCCCTACGGCCTGGGCCTCGCTGGAGGTGCGATGCTCTACGTGACGATAAAGGAGATGATCCCCGAGATATATGGAGAAGAGAAGAACCAGACCCTCGTCACGCTGGGCTTCTTCGCAGGGTTCTACGTTATGCTCCTCCTCGATTCAAGTCTTGGATGA
- a CDS encoding DUF2178 domain-containing protein codes for MGSEWLFLFIAAATVIYWFAFYRFMKETGQMKDERGRRINQVASEKTLIIVQMLLLMGILAVDAFRWLDPAKVLALIYVVAIFGHALIRYHYSRVM; via the coding sequence ATGGGGAGCGAGTGGTTGTTTCTTTTCATAGCGGCCGCCACAGTGATATACTGGTTCGCATTCTACCGCTTCATGAAAGAGACGGGCCAGATGAAGGACGAGCGCGGAAGGAGAATAAACCAGGTCGCCTCAGAGAAGACCCTCATAATCGTCCAGATGCTCCTCCTCATGGGAATTCTCGCGGTTGATGCCTTTCGGTGGCTCGACCCCGCCAAGGTTCTCGCCCTAATCTACGTCGTTGCCATATTTGGACACGCCCTGATACGGTACCACTATTCGAGGGTGATGTAA
- a CDS encoding CoA-binding protein — protein sequence MVRIMPVDRLSDDDIGEILTKYRTIALVGASPKPERDANMVMRYLIEKGYEVYPVNPRYEEVLGRKCYPSVLDIPDEVEIVDLFVRPEFTMDYVEQAIKKGAKVVWFQFNTYNREAFKRAKEAGLTAVAHRCIKQEHERLIGE from the coding sequence ATGGTTAGGATAATGCCCGTTGACAGACTGAGCGACGATGACATCGGAGAGATTCTAACAAAGTACCGCACGATAGCCCTCGTTGGCGCCTCGCCGAAACCTGAAAGGGACGCGAACATGGTCATGCGCTACCTCATCGAGAAGGGCTATGAGGTCTACCCCGTGAACCCCCGCTACGAGGAAGTCCTTGGGCGGAAGTGCTACCCGAGCGTTCTAGATATCCCCGATGAGGTTGAGATAGTCGACCTCTTTGTCCGTCCCGAGTTCACGATGGACTACGTTGAGCAGGCAATAAAGAAGGGCGCGAAGGTCGTCTGGTTCCAGTTCAACACCTACAACAGGGAGGCTTTTAAGAGGGCGAAGGAGGCCGGCCTCACTGCAGTTGCCCACAGGTGCATAAAGCAGGAGCACGAGAGGCTTATTGGAGAGTGA
- a CDS encoding RNA-binding domain-containing protein: MEELFEEVEVEAYVYPTEDIEKVKRAMLNLIPGLEFEAFDRGDYIILTGKTKNRKALSRLYELFRGQAILDTARSFLEEGYFGEEIIIKVNKQAAYAGVVNFNEESPLGPITIIIRTKNPKKLMKWLAPRTKDGVPIE; encoded by the coding sequence ATGGAAGAGCTGTTCGAGGAAGTTGAGGTTGAGGCTTACGTTTACCCCACTGAGGACATCGAGAAGGTAAAGAGGGCGATGCTGAACCTCATCCCGGGCCTGGAGTTCGAGGCCTTTGACAGGGGCGATTACATAATCCTCACCGGAAAGACAAAGAACAGAAAAGCCCTCAGCAGGCTCTACGAGCTGTTCAGGGGTCAGGCTATACTCGACACGGCGCGTTCCTTCCTTGAGGAGGGCTACTTCGGGGAGGAAATTATCATAAAGGTGAACAAGCAGGCGGCCTACGCGGGAGTTGTGAACTTCAACGAGGAGTCCCCGCTCGGCCCGATAACGATAATAATCCGCACGAAGAACCCGAAGAAGCTAATGAAGTGGTTAGCTCCGAGGACAAAGGACGGCGTGCCGATAGAGTGA
- a CDS encoding DUF2178 domain-containing protein, protein MKYGHLLGILSAAIIIGLAYSVKAGRPYLAVGTLVLGVLLVQALNWYYNSKIERIKDERTELIDAKSTKNGYAVMSFLLFAEYVWEYAHGNMDVAVKLLVPLGVGSVVLLISQYYYGRAM, encoded by the coding sequence ATGAAGTACGGGCATCTGCTCGGCATTCTCAGTGCGGCTATAATAATTGGGCTGGCCTATTCCGTGAAGGCAGGCAGGCCATATCTAGCGGTGGGCACGCTCGTTCTGGGAGTTCTGCTGGTCCAGGCTCTGAACTGGTACTACAACTCGAAGATTGAGAGAATCAAGGACGAGAGGACTGAACTCATAGATGCAAAGAGCACGAAAAACGGCTATGCGGTAATGAGCTTTCTCCTCTTCGCCGAGTACGTCTGGGAGTACGCCCACGGCAACATGGACGTTGCGGTGAAGCTCCTGGTTCCCCTCGGTGTCGGCAGCGTAGTGCTCCTAATCTCGCAGTACTACTACGGGAGGGCGATGTGA
- a CDS encoding helix-turn-helix transcriptional regulator, with amino-acid sequence MKNRLRELREAKGLTQEELAKALGVTRQTIIAIEKGKYDPSLRLAFKIARFFNAKIEDIFIYEGD; translated from the coding sequence GTGAAGAACCGCCTGCGCGAGCTGCGGGAGGCGAAAGGATTAACTCAGGAGGAGCTTGCGAAGGCCCTCGGCGTCACGAGGCAGACCATCATAGCAATCGAGAAGGGGAAGTACGACCCGTCCCTGAGGCTGGCCTTCAAGATTGCAAGGTTTTTTAACGCTAAAATTGAAGATATATTCATTTATGAGGGTGACTGA